A window of Kribbella sp. NBC_00382 genomic DNA:
GGCCGATGTGCGGGCGCTCGCGCTCGATCGTGACGACCGTGTGGCCGGCCGGTTCGCCGGTCGCGCGGTGGCGGGCGATCACCCGGTACATGGTCTCGTTGTGGCCCTCGCGGGCCTTCTCGTAGTTGCGGATCCGCTCGGGGCTGATCGCGTCGTCCTCCATGTCGAGGTCGTCCTTGGGGGCGTCGTTGATCGAGGCGGTGACCGCGACCATGCCCTCCAGTAGGTCCTCGGGGAGGGCGCCGACGATCCGGAGTACCTCGTAGTCGGCCGCAGCGAGCACTGCCTCGTCGTACAGCTTCTGCACCGTCGCCCAGTCCAGGTTCGCGATGTCCTGGCGGCGGTTGACCTCGACGGCCTTCTGCTCGAAGCCGTTGCGGCGGATGAGTTCGTCCTTCTCCGGCCGGTCCCAGGCGGCGATGCCGAGCGAGTGCCGGTCGAGGCCGAGGGCCAGCTGTTCGGCGTACCGGATCAGCTCGTCCTCGAGTCCCTGGCCGCGATGGTCCGGATGGACCTCGACCTCGATCCAGACGAGGTTTAGGTTGTCGTAGTTCGGTGCGAAGAAGTCGAGCAGGCCGACGACCGACCCGCGCTCGTCGCGCGCCAGGTAGACGCTGCCCGGGTCGCCGTCCCAGCCGTGGGTGAGGTGCGCCTGGTAGCCGAGCGGCGTCGATACGATCGCCGCCGGGCAGTCGACGGCGTGCGTCGCGGTCAGTAACGCCACCGCCTCCGCGCAGCCGGATGCGTCGTCGGGGGAGAGCTGGGTAATGTCCACGGCCTCAGAATGGGGGCTGGCAGGCGGTCACCGCGAATCATTTATGGGCGGTGGAGAATTTCCTCGCTGAGCTTCCAGAGCCGCCGGGCGTTGTCGGGGTCGATCGCGTAGGGCAGCACGCCGAAGGCGCCCGGCGTCAACGCCAGTACTTCGGTGTCCGGCTCCTCGCCGCTGTGCACCTTGGCGATCTCGATGTCCTCGCAGTAGACACCGCCGAATCCGTCGAGCTGCGGGCTGGTCGCGCACCAGACCTGGGTCGCGGCACCTTGCTCGGGGTTCTTCAGGCCGCGGCTGGGGTCGATGATCGGCTCGTAGTTGTCATCCAGGAACCCGCCCTGCCGTAGTACCTCGCGATCGGCGTTCTGGGCCAGGTTGGTCATGATGCTGCCGGGGTGGACGGCGAATGCGCGGATGCCGTTCTCCCGCTCGCGGGCGTCCAGCTCCACCGCGAACAGGACGTTCGCGGT
This region includes:
- a CDS encoding GNAT family N-acetyltransferase; the encoded protein is MDITQLSPDDASGCAEAVALLTATHAVDCPAAIVSTPLGYQAHLTHGWDGDPGSVYLARDERGSVVGLLDFFAPNYDNLNLVWIEVEVHPDHRGQGLEDELIRYAEQLALGLDRHSLGIAAWDRPEKDELIRRNGFEQKAVEVNRRQDIANLDWATVQKLYDEAVLAAADYEVLRIVGALPEDLLEGMVAVTASINDAPKDDLDMEDDAISPERIRNYEKAREGHNETMYRVIARHRATGEPAGHTVVTIERERPHIGHQNDTAVSRDHRGHRLGALVKTAMLLWLREEEPALTQIDTWNAESNNHMIGINEQMGYFIVGRGIDYQKTI